From the Coffea eugenioides isolate CCC68of chromosome 1, Ceug_1.0, whole genome shotgun sequence genome, the window ACAAAGTTCTTCGAGGAGCTGGAAATGCTGCAGTACGGGTACGACGTCACCCGTTACCTCTACGCGACATCTAACATTAATCTCCCAAATTTTTTCAAGCAATCCCGATGGCCTAAAGTCTGGAGCAAGAATGCAAACTGGATAGGCTATGTGGCGGTGTCCAACGACGAAACCTCCAGGAAGTTAGGGCGGCGCGACATATGCATCGCCTGGAGGGGAACAGTCACCCGGCTGGAGTGGATAGCTGACATGATGGACTTCCTCAGGCCAATTTCATCTGATAAAATTCCGTGTCCCGATCCAACTGTGAAGGTTGAGTCGGGATTCCTGGATCTCTATACTGACAAGGACGAGAGCTGCCGCTTCTGCAAGTTCTCAGCACGGGAGCAAATTCTGACCGAGGTCAAAAGATTGATAGAAATGTATTCCGACGAGGAGGAGGAACTGAGCATTAGTATAACGGGGCACAGTTTGGGGAGTGCTTTGGCGACATTGAGCGGATACGACATCGTTGAGACGGGGATAAACGTTGGTCGAGACAGTCGGGGAGTGCCGGTTTGCGTGTATTCGTTTTCAGGCCCAAGAGTCGGGAATGTTAGGTTTAAGCAAAGAGTGGAAGGGCTCGGGCTAAAAGTCCTGAGGGTGGTCAATGTTCACGACGTGGTGCCCAAGTCTCCCGGTTTGTTTTTCAACGAAAATGTGCCGCCGGTGGTTATGAAGTTGGCGGAGGGATTGCCGTGGAGTTACTCGCACGTTGGTGTGGAGCTGGCCCTGGATCACAACAACTCTCCCTTTCTCAAGCCTACCACGGATCCCGTCTGTGCCCATAACTTGGAGGCTCATCTGCACTTGCTTGATGGGTGAGTCACACTTTCTAGTTTCCACCTGCTGTGATCCTTAATAATGCATTCATACTTCATGGTGCGATTAAACAACGTACCAATGCGGCCAAGACAAGACTAGAGACTAATGGCTAGTCCAGCTAGGGTGAAAAAGTCCTCCCTATCGTGGAAATACACATTTGACTGGTTATTTTTCTGTCGAGTCTTAAAAATAACAATCAAAATACAGGGATGAAGTCATCGTAAATGGAAAAGACACAAAAAGAGCCAAATTTTAGCAATGATATTAATAATATTTGCTATTTGTCGTGGCATAGATGCATGCCATTTCAGATGAGAACCACTTCATTTTCAATCAATCGGAGGACCAAAGAATTAGAGCAGTAGTATATCATATCGTCCAAAAGGGCTTTCACGATCTGGGTCCGGCAATTGAAAGTGAAAGATTGCAGGCATCCATGTTTAAAGCATCTTTATTTGCGTCTTGACCTGGTGGAACCATAGCTTTATtggcttttttatttttttggggttgGAAAAACTTGGCAAGCTCTagttccttttttctttttttttttaagctttCCACATCGTTTTGCCTACGCAAATACTACTGTGTGATGCAGATACCATGGAAAAGGGCAAAGGTTTGTGCTTGCGAGTGGAAGGGACATTGCTCTGGTGAATAAGGCGTGCGATTTCTTAAAGGATCACCACTGTATCCCACCGAATTGGAGGCAAGTTGAGAACAAAGGGATGGTAAGAAACAGGGAGGGCCGGTGGGTCCAAGCAGAACGCCCCAGGCTCGATGATCACCCCGGGGACATCCACATTCATCTCAGCCAACTTAGCCGTCTTCCAAATTAGCATGGGTTTGTATAATTTGCCGGAGTTTGATTAGCCTTCGGAGGTCAGAGACTTGTCAAAGGAGAGAAATGAAAAAGTTCTGCTCTGATTCTTCAAACCGGAGTGTGATCTTTTCACAGTTCGATTAAATTCTTGATGAGCCGCTCTTCCTCCAGCGTTAGAAAATCAAATCGCACGAATGATCGCATGTTGAATAAAATCTTGTTCAAGATGCAGTAGCATACTTGAAAAGGTATAATCTTATCTTAACCAGTGTACGTCAAATTAATCCACGAATAAACACCAATTTGAGGTATCGCTCGACCTGAAAATTGCCTTGAGCCTTATAAAGCCCGTCCTGTCAAAGGCCAGTAATTACATCTAGTTTGTGGACATCATCCAGTTTGATCCATCCCGCAACCTCAAAACCAGTCGTGGGCTTGCATGGGTTCGTTTACCAATAAAGGACACTATAAAAGACACTACCGAGAACAAATGATCAAATACATATTAGCGTACATTTCTCATGTCATGGTACGTGAATTGAAAATCTAGGGCCTATATAAAGGAACACCGCCATTATTGTTTCTAGGCAATTCCGTGGGGTACTCCAAGGATGAGCCCTGCCAGAAAATGCCACATTTCAATAGGTTACGCCATCACGTTCCGTCACTAGAAAATTTACTAAATATAAAAGAAACACTTGTAACAGAACCGTTCTTATACACTCACGAAATCTGGTTTAACAAGTCCTTTATAAATTTCGTTCCTAGCTCAATCACCAAAGGGAAGAGAACCTATTAACTGCTCTATTTGCAGGCAATCTTGCAAATTATTCAACAAAGTAAATCTACAAACACCGGTTGACTTCACCACCATCGTGGCTGCTCCAGACAATAATAATATCATGTCAGGGACATCTTATGTACAACGTGATGTAGGGGAGATCTCACGGATCTGCCATGCATAAAACTTCCACGCCAACTGTTGATTGCGAATGACTTCCGTACTTTCTATATCCACCAGGCACTGTTAAGTTTCCTTGTCTGAAAGATTAACTCCAGAATGACAAGGAcatggaaaggaaaaaaaaataaaatccatcACTTGTAGAACTATTATTCATTCGAGTATATAAACATAGTGGAGAAGGTGCTAGAGTGCTGATATTCATCATGATCTTCGCCATTTTCCTACACCATAACGACCTAGAAGTGATCATCAATATTTTCTGATCAAGGACACTAGAAGATGTTGAACCTTTTCCTTCCCTAACCCTGAATTCCATTTAACAACTATTGTCCGCAATAACGAAGTGGCCTCTGGATGCGGGTAAATTAAGTGAAAGAAGATGAACCACATTACTTTCATAAGTTTTTGACAATGACATGACGTAATCCCAATTAGAGAGCAGGAACAACTTTTCCAGTATAATTGTCTAGCTGCACTCATTTTACACCATTCAAAAGGTTGTGAGGAGTTTCAATTAGCTTCCAAAACAAcctaagaaaataaaaaaccaCTTGGAAAAATTGGATTCCCTAATCAGCTGAGAGCGTCAGCTGGAAATCAATAGCAGAACAGAAGCATTTTCAAGAATGATCACCATTCAACATTCAACAAAATGTCATGACGTTATGCATAGTTGGAAAAATGATAGATATGATTTAAAACAGTAGCTTTGCCGCTTCTTTTAAATGTAACTAGTGGGAAATGCACGCCCTTTGCGtgttcaaattaaaaaaaattataaggAAAAACAATAAGCAGTTATTAAAAGGTTTTATTAGGTTGTGtaatgtgaattttttttttgtgttgttaaacagaaaaggaaaaagaagttATTGGTGGTTATTGGAGGTTTCTGCTAATTAGCATTTTAGTGGGAGGGTaaataaggaaaaacaaaaagtgACAAAAAATGTCTACACCATACCCTTTTCTCTCAATAGTAAGATGTTTCACTTccatcccaaaaaaaaagaacaaataaaagaaacacAGGTGCGGAAACAGGAAAACACATGAATAGGTTAAACTAGAAAAAAAGTAGCATCAACAACCCAAAAAGATTATTTGTTAACCATGCTCTTACCCCTCCAAACTTTGAATGTTATGCATCGCACAAATTGCTTGGCCAACTAGTTCAAACTCCAGCAGCGGCTTTAATCTCGGAGTCTGTCTTTCCCTGAGGGATGAAAACATAAATTCAATTGTATAAGTTAAGGCTCAGAAGAAAGCAGCAGCAATGAGAAAAATACTGGTTCTAGGCTGGAAGCAAACTGCACAAGAAAAATGTAACAACTAATTGGTGCCAAACGTAAATTCTGGTAAAACAGCTGCCAGAATTATAATGCGTAAACCAAGACTTTGTTCTTTTTGTGTGGAGGAGGGATGGGGGAGGGATCTCTAGAGTTGAGACAAATAGGACCCTTGTAATTTAAGATACTCCTTGTAAAACAGCTGCTAGAATTATAATGCCTAAACCAAGACTTTGTTCTTTTTGTGTGGAGAAGGGAGGGGTGAGGGATCTCTAGGGTTGAGACAAAGAGGATCCTTGTAATTTAAGATACTCATTTTTCATTGTAAAACAGCTGCTAGAATTATAATGCCTAAACCAAGACTGTTTTTTTGGTGTGGAGGGGGAAGGGGGAGGGATCTCTAGAGTCGATACAAAGAGGATCCTTGTTATTTTAAGATACttattttttggtaaatttcTTGTTTAATAACAGTAtactcaaaatttcatttttacatAATAGACAGAGTGTTAGCAAGAGTAGGAaggtaaatatctcaaatatcTGAGGTTAATTAAACCGATCAGGGCTTTGTCTAATAAAAAGGTGATCAGGGAGGGCAGTTAATTTGATCCAGATTAAGGTATAGCCAAAGACTGACCTCAGGC encodes:
- the LOC113759939 gene encoding phospholipase A1-Igamma1, chloroplastic-like, which translates into the protein MALSLCNCKTPPVSFKQDVLQLAAFETPRQFSLYYSVFCKKQLQYQRKESSYRNHKLASLVLGRATSKTNQSHFSSVATELEEGTSLLDECHDINNQLAAEIGTKLADCWRDMHGENDWVGMLDPMDPLLRTELIRYGEMAQACYDAFDFDPYSIYCGSCKFTRTKFFEELEMLQYGYDVTRYLYATSNINLPNFFKQSRWPKVWSKNANWIGYVAVSNDETSRKLGRRDICIAWRGTVTRLEWIADMMDFLRPISSDKIPCPDPTVKVESGFLDLYTDKDESCRFCKFSAREQILTEVKRLIEMYSDEEEELSISITGHSLGSALATLSGYDIVETGINVGRDSRGVPVCVYSFSGPRVGNVRFKQRVEGLGLKVLRVVNVHDVVPKSPGLFFNENVPPVVMKLAEGLPWSYSHVGVELALDHNNSPFLKPTTDPVCAHNLEAHLHLLDGYHGKGQRFVLASGRDIALVNKACDFLKDHHCIPPNWRQVENKGMVRNREGRWVQAERPRLDDHPGDIHIHLSQLSRLPN